Part of the Methanomassiliicoccales archaeon genome is shown below.
GGAGGCGTTCGCGTGTTCACCGCCTCGTCCTCGCAGGGACTGGCGCTCATGCACGAGATGCTGTACGGCGTGCCACAGAACCGTTTGCCGATCGTCATGGCCAACGTGAACCGCAGCCTGGGGGCCGCCTCGGGCATCTGGGTGGAGTACAACGACTCCATGGCCGAGCGCGATTCCGGCTGGCTTCAAGTTTACGTCGAGGACAACCAGGAAGCGCTGGACGCCACCCTCATGGCCTTCAGGCTGGCCGAGGACCGGCGAGTGCTCTTGCCGGTCATGGTCTGCCTGGACGGGTTCATTTTATCGCACACGGTGGAGAGGGTGGAGCTGCCGGAGCAGGAAGAGGTGGACCGTTTCCTGCCACAGTACGAACCGTTGAACATGCTGGACCCCCGGGACCCCAGGCTCATAAACCCGATAGTGCCGCCGGAATACGCCATGGAGATGCGCTACCAGCTGGACCGGGCGGTGGAGCACTCCCGCGAGGTAATAAATGAGGTGGACGCGGAGTTCGGCAAGGCCTTCGGCCGCTCCTACGGCGGGCTGATCGACACGTACCGCATGGAGGGCGCGGAGTACGCCATGCTCACGCTGGGGACGGCCACCGGGCTGGCCCGGAGGACCGTCGACAAGCTCCGGGAGCAGGGGAAGAAGGCCGGTCTGATCAAGCTGCGCTTCATGCGCCCGTTCCCCTTCCAGGAGCTGTGCCAGGCGACCGAGTCGCTTAAAGCTCTCGGCGTCTTCGACCGCTCCGCCTCCTTCAACGGCGGCGGACCCGTTCATTCCGAAGTGGCGGCGGCGCTGTGCAACGTGCCGGTGAAGGTCACCGGCCACATAGCCGGAATCGGCGGCAGGGACGTCACGCCGGCGCACATGGGGGAGATGTACGCCATCGTCGAAAGGGCGTCCAGGGGCGAGGACGTGCGCCCGGTGACCTGGCACGGCCTCAGGGGGGAGATGGAATGAGCGAGAGAGAGATGAGTACCATCAAGGACATGCCTACGAACGACATGTTCACCAGCGGGCACGGGGCCTGCGCCGGCTGCGGCATGGCCGTGGCAGTGAAGAATATCATGAGGATACTGGGCGAGAACACCACCGTTTACGTGCCGGCAAGCTGCCTCATCGTCATCAGCGCCATGTACCCCACCAGCAACTTCCGCACCCCCTATCTCTATACGGCTTTCGAGAACACTGGGGCGGTGATCACCGGGATACGGGCGGCGCAGAGGCGCCGCGGAATCGACTCGATCGTCGTCGGCCTGGCCGGGGACGGTGGAACTTTCGACATAGGGCTGCAGGCGCTGTCCGGCGCGGCGGAGCGCAACGAGGACGTGCTCTACGTCTGCCTGGATAACGAAGGGTACATGAACACCGGCATACAGCGGAGCGGGGCCACGCCCTTCGGGGCCTGGACCACCACGACGCCGGTGGGGGAGGTCGTCAAGGGGAAGCGGGAGTTCAAGAAGGACCTCATGGCCATCGTGGCCGCCCATGACCCGGCCTACGCCGCCTCGCTGTCTATAGCCCACTTCAACGACTTCGTGAAGAAGGTGGAGAAGGCCAAGAACAAGAAGGGCTTCCGCTTCCTGCACGTGATGACGCCGTGCGTGCCCGGCTGGCGCTCCGATTCCTCCATGACCGTAGAGATATCGAGACTGGCGGTGGAGACGGGCATGTGGACGCTCTATGAGATCGAGGGGGGCACAGCTCGCACGACATATCGCCCGCAGACCATGCTTCCGGTCACCGACTACCTGAAGCTGCAAGGTCGCTTCCGCCACATGGAGAACGACGACATCGCCAAGCTGCAGGAGT
Proteins encoded:
- the porA gene encoding pyruvate ferredoxin oxidoreductase; the encoded protein is MKVRVISADHAVAYAAKLARTEVVPSFPITPQTLIVEQLAEFISDGELDADFIPADSEHSVMSIAIGASAGGVRVFTASSSQGLALMHEMLYGVPQNRLPIVMANVNRSLGAASGIWVEYNDSMAERDSGWLQVYVEDNQEALDATLMAFRLAEDRRVLLPVMVCLDGFILSHTVERVELPEQEEVDRFLPQYEPLNMLDPRDPRLINPIVPPEYAMEMRYQLDRAVEHSREVINEVDAEFGKAFGRSYGGLIDTYRMEGAEYAMLTLGTATGLARRTVDKLREQGKKAGLIKLRFMRPFPFQELCQATESLKALGVFDRSASFNGGGPVHSEVAAALCNVPVKVTGHIAGIGGRDVTPAHMGEMYAIVERASRGEDVRPVTWHGLRGEME
- a CDS encoding thiamine pyrophosphate-dependent enzyme, whose product is MSEREMSTIKDMPTNDMFTSGHGACAGCGMAVAVKNIMRILGENTTVYVPASCLIVISAMYPTSNFRTPYLYTAFENTGAVITGIRAAQRRRGIDSIVVGLAGDGGTFDIGLQALSGAAERNEDVLYVCLDNEGYMNTGIQRSGATPFGAWTTTTPVGEVVKGKREFKKDLMAIVAAHDPAYAASLSIAHFNDFVKKVEKAKNKKGFRFLHVMTPCVPGWRSDSSMTVEISRLAVETGMWTLYEIEGGTARTTYRPQTMLPVTDYLKLQGRFRHMENDDIAKLQEWLCRKWYLHYGFEVEQPVCAVFEKQKPLRQPHEEQLHFI